From Spirosoma aerolatum, one genomic window encodes:
- a CDS encoding UDP-N-acetylmuramoyl-L-alanyl-D-glutamate--2,6-diaminopimelate ligase, giving the protein MQLKNLLYKIPLLATSGSMETHITALAMDSRKVGPGSLFIAVRGTVTDGHNYIETAIKQGASAILCEELPANPSPGVTYVQVQNSARSMGLIAANFYEHPSQKVKLVGVTGTNGKTSVATLLFRLFRALGYRCGLLSTVQNQIDDEVIPTTHTTPDVITINQLLVTMLAHGCTHVFMEVSSHAVVQERIAGLTFAGAIFTNITHDHLDFHGTFDNYIRAKKGFFDQLPASAFALTNVDDKRGLVMLQNTAARKETYSLQTLASFKGKVIADSLFGLHMQLDGHEVWFKLIGRFNAYNLLSVYGTAVLLGEDPAEVLMLLSGITPPPGRFEQVVSDDKIVGIVDYAHTPDALQNVLETINGLRQANEQIITVVGCGGNRDAAKRPIMAEIACRFSNRVILTSDNPRNEDPMAILEQMQAGVPPIDFKKTTTIEDRHEAIRQAVSLANPHDIILVAGKGHETYQEIKGIKYDFDDRAVLREAFSERGNL; this is encoded by the coding sequence ATGCAACTCAAAAACCTTCTCTATAAAATTCCGCTACTGGCTACGTCGGGCAGTATGGAAACTCACATTACGGCCCTTGCGATGGACTCGCGAAAAGTGGGACCGGGTAGTTTATTTATTGCTGTTCGGGGAACCGTAACCGACGGGCATAATTACATTGAAACGGCTATAAAACAGGGGGCTTCGGCAATTTTGTGCGAAGAGCTACCAGCCAATCCTTCTCCTGGAGTTACCTATGTTCAGGTGCAAAACTCTGCCCGAAGTATGGGGCTGATTGCGGCTAATTTTTACGAGCACCCTTCCCAAAAGGTAAAGCTTGTCGGCGTAACAGGTACGAACGGTAAAACCTCCGTAGCGACGCTCCTCTTTCGGCTGTTTCGTGCACTTGGCTACCGCTGTGGATTGCTATCGACTGTGCAGAATCAAATTGACGATGAGGTAATCCCAACGACACATACAACCCCCGACGTCATAACGATCAACCAGTTACTGGTGACGATGCTGGCACATGGGTGTACGCATGTGTTCATGGAAGTCAGCTCGCATGCGGTCGTTCAGGAGCGCATCGCTGGCCTTACGTTCGCAGGCGCTATTTTTACGAATATCACCCACGACCATCTCGATTTCCACGGCACATTTGATAACTACATACGGGCCAAAAAGGGCTTCTTCGACCAGCTTCCTGCATCGGCTTTTGCCCTTACCAATGTGGACGACAAACGAGGTTTGGTAATGCTCCAGAATACGGCTGCCCGCAAGGAAACTTACTCGCTCCAAACGCTGGCCTCCTTCAAAGGTAAGGTTATTGCCGATAGTTTATTTGGCCTCCATATGCAGCTCGATGGGCATGAGGTCTGGTTTAAGTTAATCGGTCGCTTCAATGCCTACAACCTACTGAGCGTATACGGAACGGCTGTGTTGCTGGGCGAAGATCCAGCCGAAGTCTTAATGCTACTCTCTGGTATTACGCCCCCTCCTGGCCGTTTTGAGCAGGTCGTATCGGACGATAAAATCGTTGGTATTGTCGATTATGCCCATACACCCGATGCGCTTCAAAATGTACTGGAAACCATCAATGGTCTGCGTCAGGCGAATGAGCAGATTATCACCGTAGTTGGTTGTGGAGGCAACCGCGATGCCGCTAAACGACCTATCATGGCCGAAATTGCCTGTCGATTCAGTAACCGGGTGATTCTTACGTCCGATAATCCACGAAACGAAGACCCAATGGCCATTCTGGAACAGATGCAGGCAGGTGTTCCGCCTATCGATTTCAAAAAAACGACCACAATAGAAGATCGGCACGAAGCCATTCGACAGGCCGTATCGCTCGCCAACCCACACGATATTATTCTGGTAGCCGGAAAGGGCCACGAAACCTATCAGGAAATAAAAGGAATTAAATACGATTTCGATGACCGGGCCGTCCTACGAGAGGCTTTCTCAGAACGCGGAAATCTGTAA
- the rplM gene encoding 50S ribosomal protein L13: MNTLSYKTISANKETVQKDWVVVDAQGEVLGRLASQVARLIRGKHKTNFTPHVDCGDNVIVINAEKVRLTGSKMTDKVYVRHTGYPGGQRFASPRLLLEKQPERIIEHAVKGMLPKNRLGRRLYTNLYVYAGDQHPHEAQQPKAVKF; this comes from the coding sequence GTGAATACGCTCAGTTACAAAACCATCTCTGCCAACAAAGAAACGGTGCAGAAGGATTGGGTTGTGGTTGACGCTCAGGGCGAAGTACTTGGCCGTCTGGCTAGCCAAGTTGCACGTCTGATCCGCGGCAAACACAAAACCAACTTCACCCCGCATGTTGATTGCGGAGATAACGTGATCGTCATCAATGCCGAAAAGGTGCGCCTGACGGGCTCTAAGATGACCGACAAAGTTTACGTTCGCCACACAGGTTACCCCGGTGGTCAACGGTTCGCATCGCCCCGGTTGTTACTCGAAAAACAACCCGAGCGCATCATTGAGCATGCTGTGAAGGGCATGTTGCCGAAAAACCGGCTTGGTCGGCGGTTGTACACCAACCTGTATGTTTATGCCGGTGATCAACACCCGCACGAGGCTCAGCAACCCAAAGCAGTTAAATTCTAA
- a CDS encoding FtsW/RodA/SpoVE family cell cycle protein: MALREWIRTHLKGDRQIWWIVLYLSIMSVLVVYSATGTKAFRELDGNTEIFLLKHGSLLLIGLACTYFAHKINYVYYARLSKYGLWLSVPLLIWAYFKGSTLNDASRWVTIPIINQTFQPSDLAKLALISNLAAMLAKRQRFMNDPTVLFNLILWIGLICSLIILTNTSTALLLGATCFLLMYIGRVPVRYLGYMIAVCVLFGGIALAAGQRLGTAVNRVKSFSDSDTILYQVEQSYIALANGGLTGQGPGNSHQRNTLPNPFSDFIYAIIVEEYGLLLGGIPVVLAYLWFLWRGMKTLQKATRPFGGLLSAGLTFSIVFQAFASICVAIGMAPVTGQPLPLLSMGGTSLIFTGLAIGIVLSVSREEADESRI; this comes from the coding sequence ATGGCCCTACGTGAATGGATTCGAACGCATCTGAAAGGTGACCGCCAAATTTGGTGGATCGTCTTGTATTTGTCAATCATGAGTGTTTTGGTTGTTTATAGTGCAACAGGCACTAAAGCGTTCCGGGAACTCGATGGGAATACCGAAATCTTCCTACTCAAGCATGGATCGTTGTTGCTGATTGGGCTGGCCTGCACCTATTTTGCCCATAAGATCAACTACGTCTATTACGCCCGACTGTCTAAATATGGTCTCTGGCTATCCGTCCCTTTGCTGATATGGGCCTATTTTAAAGGCTCTACCTTGAATGATGCATCGCGCTGGGTAACGATTCCGATCATTAACCAGACGTTTCAGCCGTCCGATTTAGCCAAACTGGCTCTTATTTCTAATCTGGCGGCTATGCTGGCTAAGAGGCAGCGGTTCATGAATGATCCAACGGTTCTGTTCAATCTGATCCTCTGGATTGGTCTTATCTGCTCGCTCATTATCCTCACAAACACATCGACAGCACTTTTGCTAGGTGCCACCTGCTTTCTGCTGATGTACATTGGGCGGGTACCCGTTCGGTATCTTGGCTACATGATAGCCGTGTGCGTTTTATTTGGCGGAATTGCTTTGGCAGCCGGGCAACGGTTGGGTACAGCCGTTAATCGAGTCAAAAGCTTTTCGGACTCCGACACCATTCTGTATCAGGTAGAACAGTCGTATATAGCGCTGGCCAATGGTGGATTAACGGGTCAGGGACCCGGCAATAGTCACCAGCGAAATACCCTACCCAATCCCTTCTCCGATTTCATTTACGCCATTATCGTTGAAGAATACGGACTGCTGTTAGGAGGCATTCCAGTCGTACTGGCTTATCTATGGTTTTTATGGCGAGGCATGAAAACGCTTCAAAAAGCGACCCGACCGTTTGGTGGATTGCTCTCAGCAGGCTTGACATTTAGCATTGTTTTTCAGGCCTTTGCCAGTATTTGTGTAGCTATTGGTATGGCCCCCGTAACGGGCCAACCGTTACCTTTGTTAAGTATGGGCGGCACTTCCTTGATATTCACAGGCTTAGCCATTGGCATTGTCCTTAGTGTCAGCCGTGAGGAAGCCGATGAGAGTCGAATTTAA
- the rpsI gene encoding 30S ribosomal protein S9 — MDRINTIGRRKTAISRIYLSAGSGAISVNGKDYKQYFPTEVLQIILNQPFATVNGVGGYDVKVNVRGGGVAGQAEATRMAIARALVELNADFRPALKKEGFLTRDSRMVERKKYGRRKARRRFQFSKR; from the coding sequence ATGGATCGTATTAATACCATTGGCCGCCGTAAAACTGCCATCTCACGGATCTATCTGTCGGCGGGCAGCGGAGCCATCTCGGTAAACGGAAAAGATTACAAACAGTATTTCCCAACCGAGGTCCTGCAAATCATTCTGAACCAACCCTTTGCTACAGTTAATGGCGTTGGTGGTTACGACGTAAAAGTAAACGTTCGTGGCGGTGGTGTAGCTGGTCAGGCCGAGGCAACTCGTATGGCCATTGCCCGCGCTCTTGTCGAACTGAACGCTGATTTCCGTCCGGCCCTCAAAAAAGAAGGGTTCCTGACTCGCGATTCGCGTATGGTTGAACGGAAAAAGTACGGTCGTCGGAAAGCCCGTCGTCGGTTCCAGTTCTCGAAACGTTAA
- the tsf gene encoding translation elongation factor Ts translates to MAITAADVNKLRQETGAGMMDCKKALTEADGDFEKAKEILRKQGQKIADKRADNTTAEGIVLAHVSPDGKSGKVIALACETEPVSKVADFQNLAMAVMSTAVTTDATDKATLLATPQADGRSLQDHITDLMGKIGEKIDVASFEIVSADKVVSYIHSNGKLGVLVGLTNTNGTEVAEVGRDVAMQIAAMKPVALDKDGVDATIVQREIEIGKEQARAEGKPEAMLEKIAMGKLNKFYKENTLLNQEFVKDPSITISQLLDKTSKGLTVSAFKRVAIG, encoded by the coding sequence ATGGCAATTACTGCTGCTGACGTAAACAAACTTCGGCAAGAGACCGGAGCCGGTATGATGGACTGTAAAAAGGCCCTTACCGAAGCTGATGGCGATTTTGAAAAAGCAAAAGAGATTCTGCGGAAGCAGGGTCAGAAAATAGCTGACAAGCGAGCCGACAACACAACTGCCGAAGGCATTGTATTAGCTCATGTTAGCCCCGATGGTAAATCCGGTAAGGTAATTGCTCTGGCTTGCGAAACAGAACCAGTATCGAAGGTGGCTGATTTTCAGAACCTGGCGATGGCTGTTATGAGCACAGCGGTTACCACCGATGCAACCGATAAAGCTACGTTGCTGGCTACTCCTCAGGCTGATGGTCGTTCACTCCAGGACCACATCACCGACCTGATGGGTAAAATTGGCGAAAAGATCGATGTTGCCTCTTTCGAAATCGTCTCGGCAGATAAAGTGGTATCCTATATTCACTCAAACGGTAAGCTGGGTGTACTGGTTGGTTTGACCAATACCAACGGTACCGAAGTTGCCGAAGTAGGTCGCGACGTTGCTATGCAAATTGCGGCAATGAAGCCTGTAGCGCTGGATAAAGACGGCGTTGATGCTACTATCGTTCAACGTGAAATCGAAATCGGGAAAGAGCAGGCTCGTGCCGAAGGCAAACCTGAAGCAATGCTTGAAAAAATTGCAATGGGTAAACTGAACAAATTCTACAAAGAAAATACGCTGCTGAACCAGGAGTTTGTAAAAGATCCTTCCATTACGATCTCGCAACTTCTGGATAAAACCAGCAAGGGACTGACTGTATCGGCTTTCAAACGCGTAGCTATTGGGTAG
- a CDS encoding mechanosensitive ion channel family protein has translation MNQLPELTEIIRNTFQTLINQFVEFVPRLLGAIVILLIGIGFARLVAMIVRRVLGKVGFDKIGNRLNEISIIKQLKTEIKLSEIIAKVLYYFILLVFIKASTEKLGVGAITEMVASLINFIPKLIAAAIMLQVGVLIADALRAAVINVCQSFNIASGRLLSMIVFIFFLIVTVISALGQAGINTELLESSFNLIIGGVIFAFAIGYGIASRDLMANIISSFYTKNKYKEGQVIQIDDAKGEIIKVDTLSLTLRTGQTTTVIPLQTLQMKKVEVFDNAPAT, from the coding sequence ATGAATCAATTACCTGAACTGACCGAAATTATTCGGAATACATTTCAAACCCTCATCAATCAATTTGTTGAATTTGTCCCTCGTCTACTAGGTGCTATTGTCATCCTACTAATTGGTATTGGGTTTGCCCGATTGGTCGCTATGATCGTGCGCCGGGTACTGGGAAAAGTGGGGTTTGATAAAATCGGTAATCGCCTGAATGAAATTAGCATTATCAAGCAACTAAAAACAGAAATTAAGCTAAGCGAAATTATTGCTAAAGTTCTTTATTATTTCATTCTGCTGGTATTTATCAAAGCCTCTACCGAAAAGCTGGGTGTTGGAGCAATTACCGAGATGGTGGCTTCACTAATCAATTTTATTCCCAAACTGATTGCAGCCGCTATTATGTTGCAGGTGGGCGTGCTAATCGCCGATGCTTTACGGGCAGCCGTTATCAACGTATGTCAATCGTTTAATATTGCATCGGGTCGGTTACTAAGTATGATTGTGTTTATTTTCTTTTTAATTGTTACAGTTATTAGTGCCTTAGGGCAAGCGGGTATAAATACAGAATTACTTGAATCCAGCTTCAACCTCATTATTGGTGGAGTTATATTCGCCTTTGCTATCGGTTATGGCATTGCTTCCCGCGACTTGATGGCCAATATTATATCATCTTTCTACACGAAAAATAAATATAAAGAAGGTCAGGTTATTCAAATTGATGACGCGAAAGGTGAGATTATTAAAGTAGATACATTATCGTTAACCCTTCGTACAGGTCAAACTACTACGGTTATTCCTTTACAGACTTTGCAAATGAAAAAAGTAGAGGTTTTTGATAACGCTCCTGCTACTTAA
- the murD gene encoding UDP-N-acetylmuramoyl-L-alanine--D-glutamate ligase: MSVQKIVILGGGESGVGAALLAQAKGFGVFLSDKGALKESYRTALQTAQIPFEEGKHTEELILDATEVIKSPGIPETAPLVQKLRAQGTPVISEIEFAARYTRAKLIGITGSNGKTTTTLLTYHLLKTAGFNVGLAGNIGDSFAEQVITDRFDYFVLELSSFQLDDMYNTHLDVMVLLNITPDHLDRYGYNFQNYVDSKFRILQNARPEDDFIFFAESQPILNEFAKRHPDVNRLPVSLQKAVSPGGYLENGQLISATKNTSFTIAQADTPLRGPHNAINMLSAMLAAQSVGVSNEALTQGLKTFQNAAHRLEPAGTIHGVQFINDSKATNVDSVFYALSSMDAPTVWIAGGLDKGNDYSQLDELVKQRVKALICLGIDNHKLIDYFGSKLPTIYETQSVTDAVAKGLELAQPGEVVLLSPACASFDLFKNYEDRGNQFKAAVQKLL, from the coding sequence ATGTCAGTGCAAAAAATAGTTATTCTAGGCGGGGGCGAAAGCGGTGTAGGAGCCGCTTTGCTGGCACAAGCTAAAGGCTTTGGTGTCTTTTTGTCGGATAAAGGCGCCCTCAAAGAGAGCTACCGAACAGCTCTTCAAACGGCGCAGATCCCATTTGAAGAAGGAAAACATACCGAAGAGCTCATTCTGGATGCTACTGAAGTCATAAAAAGCCCAGGTATTCCCGAAACAGCCCCTCTCGTGCAAAAGCTTAGAGCGCAGGGAACGCCCGTAATTTCAGAGATTGAATTTGCCGCCCGTTACACACGCGCTAAACTGATCGGTATTACAGGTAGCAACGGCAAAACGACGACGACGCTGCTAACGTATCACTTACTTAAAACCGCTGGTTTTAATGTGGGGCTGGCTGGTAATATAGGCGATAGCTTCGCTGAACAGGTCATTACCGATCGCTTCGACTATTTTGTACTCGAACTTAGCAGTTTTCAACTGGATGACATGTACAATACCCATCTCGATGTTATGGTGCTGCTCAATATCACCCCTGACCATCTGGATCGGTACGGCTATAACTTCCAGAATTACGTTGATTCTAAATTTCGAATACTTCAAAATGCGCGGCCAGAGGACGACTTTATCTTTTTTGCCGAGAGTCAACCCATTCTGAACGAGTTCGCGAAACGGCACCCAGATGTAAATCGGTTACCCGTTTCGTTGCAAAAGGCAGTTTCGCCCGGCGGCTACCTGGAAAACGGACAGCTAATTTCCGCAACTAAGAATACGTCATTTACTATAGCTCAGGCTGATACTCCTTTGCGGGGACCACATAACGCCATAAACATGCTATCGGCCATGTTAGCCGCGCAGTCAGTTGGCGTCTCAAATGAAGCACTGACACAAGGGCTTAAAACGTTCCAGAATGCGGCCCATCGACTTGAGCCGGCAGGAACGATTCATGGTGTACAGTTCATCAACGACTCAAAAGCCACTAATGTCGATTCGGTTTTCTATGCCTTGTCGAGTATGGATGCACCAACGGTCTGGATAGCAGGCGGTTTAGACAAAGGCAATGACTATAGCCAGTTAGATGAATTGGTGAAACAGCGTGTAAAGGCCCTGATTTGCCTGGGCATTGATAACCATAAACTCATCGATTATTTCGGCTCGAAGCTCCCAACTATTTATGAAACCCAATCCGTTACGGATGCCGTTGCGAAGGGACTGGAATTAGCGCAACCAGGCGAAGTAGTCCTTTTATCCCCCGCTTGTGCAAGTTTTGATCTGTTTAAAAATTACGAAGATCGCGGTAATCAGTTTAAAGCCGCCGTTCAAAAGTTACTATAG
- the mscL gene encoding large-conductance mechanosensitive channel protein MscL → MLSEFKTFIAQGNVIDLAVGVIIGAAFGKITTSLVEDIINPILGIVLGGVDFSQMKYVLKEAVGTTPEVAIRYGNFLNTIIQFLIIAWVVFLIVKLANRARLSNSMESK, encoded by the coding sequence ATGCTAAGTGAATTTAAAACCTTTATTGCTCAGGGCAACGTCATCGATCTGGCCGTTGGGGTTATTATCGGTGCTGCGTTTGGTAAAATTACGACGTCACTAGTTGAAGACATCATTAACCCGATTCTGGGGATTGTTTTAGGCGGAGTTGATTTCAGCCAAATGAAATACGTTCTTAAAGAAGCAGTTGGAACAACACCTGAAGTTGCTATTCGATACGGAAACTTCCTGAATACGATCATCCAGTTTTTGATTATAGCCTGGGTAGTTTTCCTAATTGTCAAGCTGGCCAATCGTGCACGGTTATCCAATTCGATGGAATCTAAATAA
- the rpsB gene encoding 30S ribosomal protein S2 gives MAQIEYKDLLDAGVHFGHLTRKWDPRMAPYIFMEKNGIHIIDLNKTLASLDEACNAIRGIVRSGRKVLFVATKKQAQEIVSEEARRLKMPYVTDRWQGGMLTNFATIRKSLKKMQTLDKMLKDEETVKSIAKRERLTRMRDKEKLERVLGGIADLTRLPAALFIVDVKREHIAVAEAHRLGIPVFAMCDTNSNPEAVDFAIPANDDAYKSIALITLAIGKAIEEGLMERKQDKDDQRIQEEEEAKRAEDLAQARAEGATQPEAEATEAPVAEDEQEA, from the coding sequence ATGGCACAAATTGAATATAAAGATCTCCTCGACGCCGGTGTGCACTTTGGCCACCTGACGCGTAAGTGGGACCCCCGGATGGCTCCGTACATCTTCATGGAGAAGAACGGCATCCACATTATTGACCTTAATAAAACATTAGCTTCACTCGACGAAGCCTGCAATGCTATCCGTGGTATTGTTCGTTCGGGTCGGAAGGTGCTGTTCGTTGCGACTAAAAAACAGGCTCAGGAAATTGTTTCGGAAGAAGCACGTCGCCTGAAAATGCCTTATGTTACCGATCGTTGGCAGGGTGGTATGCTCACCAACTTCGCTACCATTCGGAAGTCGCTGAAAAAAATGCAAACACTTGACAAAATGCTGAAAGACGAGGAGACCGTCAAAAGTATTGCCAAGCGTGAGCGTTTGACCCGGATGCGTGACAAAGAAAAACTGGAGCGTGTGTTGGGCGGTATTGCCGACCTGACTCGTTTGCCAGCCGCTCTGTTCATTGTCGACGTAAAACGTGAACACATCGCCGTTGCCGAAGCACACCGTTTGGGTATTCCTGTATTCGCTATGTGCGATACAAACTCGAACCCCGAAGCAGTTGACTTCGCTATTCCAGCTAATGATGATGCTTACAAATCCATTGCTCTGATTACCCTTGCCATCGGTAAGGCTATCGAAGAAGGGCTAATGGAGCGCAAGCAAGATAAAGACGATCAGCGTATCCAGGAGGAAGAAGAAGCTAAGCGTGCTGAAGACCTTGCCCAGGCCCGTGCCGAAGGCGCTACTCAGCCAGAAGCCGAAGCGACGGAAGCTCCTGTTGCTGAAGATGAGCAGGAAGCATAA
- a CDS encoding DUF3078 domain-containing protein, with protein MKKSALCILITGLSLNQVYAQDSTRVTTNFKDTVAVKPDTSYWQKSFSGGVNFNQASFSNWSGGGVNSVALGAVVAARALYERGKTSWDNTADLQLGYVTQLGNTRKAADQIMIISVLGKQIAPKWDLFVSGTFNTFFAPGYRYDKLPSDQTRLKVSNFFAPAQLTLALGIAYKPNDWFALRMSPIAPRLTLLGDQNVRVREQADGTFVPDLTQKAYGVDPGKSSRTEWLAFQLQAALNRNLTENISINTRYQLFTEYSHLDNINHRLDLIITAKASRYISTTFGLIALYNKDFSSNLQIQQTLAIGLVYNISSFKKKKDSAKASDPLPGRF; from the coding sequence ATGAAAAAATCTGCGCTCTGTATACTAATAACCGGACTTTCCCTGAACCAGGTATATGCCCAGGATTCGACTCGGGTAACCACCAATTTTAAAGATACCGTTGCGGTTAAGCCCGATACATCCTACTGGCAAAAATCATTTAGTGGAGGGGTCAATTTTAACCAGGCCTCTTTTAGTAACTGGTCAGGTGGCGGAGTTAATTCGGTGGCTCTTGGCGCTGTTGTAGCCGCTCGTGCGCTCTACGAAAGAGGGAAAACATCCTGGGATAATACGGCGGATCTACAACTAGGTTATGTAACGCAATTAGGTAATACCCGAAAAGCGGCTGACCAGATCATGATTATTTCAGTATTGGGCAAACAGATTGCGCCTAAGTGGGATTTGTTTGTTTCTGGAACCTTCAATACATTTTTTGCGCCGGGTTACCGCTACGATAAGCTTCCTTCCGACCAAACCAGGCTGAAAGTATCCAATTTTTTTGCGCCGGCTCAACTTACATTAGCTCTGGGTATAGCTTATAAACCGAATGACTGGTTCGCCCTCCGAATGAGTCCTATTGCCCCACGGCTTACATTGCTGGGTGATCAGAATGTGCGGGTACGCGAACAGGCAGATGGTACATTTGTGCCCGACCTCACCCAGAAAGCATACGGTGTTGATCCGGGAAAAAGCAGCCGAACCGAATGGCTGGCGTTTCAGTTACAAGCCGCCCTTAATCGTAATCTGACCGAAAACATTTCCATAAATACACGGTATCAGCTATTTACGGAATATTCCCATCTGGATAATATCAATCATCGGCTCGATCTGATCATAACTGCTAAAGCCAGTAGATACATCAGTACTACATTTGGACTGATTGCACTTTATAACAAAGACTTTAGCTCTAATTTACAAATCCAACAAACATTAGCCATCGGATTGGTATATAACATCAGTTCCTTCAAAAAGAAAAAAGACTCCGCAAAAGCCAGTGACCCTTTGCCGGGCAGATTTTGA
- the mraY gene encoding phospho-N-acetylmuramoyl-pentapeptide-transferase, whose product MLYYLFQFLDERYDFPGAGVFQYISFRALGAVVTSLLIAAIFGRRIIDTLRNLQIGESIRDLGLEGQMQKRGTPTMGGFIILASLLIPALLFAKLSNVYVVLALVSTVWTGLIGFLDDYIKVFKKNKEGLQGKFKVVGQIGLGLIVGLTLYFNQYVKIRKYAPRLLSTSNVPDVYTDIKSTLTTVPFLKNNEFDYSSLLFGLLPDSYTWIIYVIVCIFIITAVSNGANITDGIDGLAAGTSVIIGLTIGVLAYLSGNKVFSQYLNIMYIPNAGELVIFCAAFVGACVGFLWYNSYPAQVFMGDTGSLMLGGVIAVLFLAIRKELMIPIICGIFLVELVSVILQVSYFKYTKRKYGEGRRIFLMSPLHHHFQKKGYHEAKLVTRFWIVGIILAVLALATLKLR is encoded by the coding sequence ATGCTCTATTATCTCTTTCAGTTTCTGGACGAACGCTATGATTTCCCGGGTGCGGGAGTTTTCCAATATATCTCGTTCCGGGCGTTAGGGGCTGTCGTCACGTCGCTACTCATTGCCGCTATTTTTGGACGACGAATTATCGATACTCTTCGCAATTTACAGATTGGTGAATCGATTCGGGATCTGGGTCTGGAAGGCCAGATGCAGAAACGGGGCACACCCACAATGGGAGGTTTTATCATTTTAGCCTCACTCCTGATTCCGGCACTCCTCTTTGCAAAGCTCTCTAATGTGTATGTCGTTCTGGCCCTGGTGTCAACCGTTTGGACGGGCCTGATTGGCTTCCTGGACGATTACATCAAGGTTTTCAAAAAGAACAAAGAAGGGCTACAGGGCAAGTTTAAAGTAGTTGGGCAGATTGGTTTAGGGCTCATTGTCGGCCTGACACTCTATTTCAACCAGTACGTCAAAATTCGAAAGTATGCTCCTCGTCTATTGAGTACCTCCAACGTACCCGACGTGTATACCGATATAAAATCGACCCTGACGACGGTTCCGTTTCTCAAGAATAACGAGTTTGATTATAGTTCGCTGCTATTCGGCTTATTGCCCGACAGCTATACCTGGATCATCTATGTAATTGTCTGTATTTTTATCATCACTGCGGTTTCGAACGGAGCCAATATTACCGATGGTATCGACGGACTGGCGGCTGGAACCTCCGTCATTATTGGGCTAACCATTGGTGTACTAGCTTATTTATCAGGCAATAAAGTATTTTCTCAGTACCTCAACATTATGTACATTCCCAATGCTGGCGAGCTGGTAATCTTCTGCGCAGCTTTTGTGGGAGCCTGTGTCGGGTTTTTGTGGTACAACTCCTACCCTGCACAGGTGTTCATGGGTGATACGGGTAGCCTGATGCTCGGTGGCGTTATTGCCGTGTTATTTCTGGCCATTCGGAAAGAGCTGATGATCCCTATTATCTGCGGCATTTTTCTGGTTGAACTTGTATCCGTGATCCTGCAAGTCAGCTATTTTAAATACACCAAACGCAAGTATGGCGAAGGCAGGCGAATATTCCTGATGTCGCCACTGCACCACCATTTTCAGAAAAAAGGATACCACGAAGCCAAGCTGGTGACCCGCTTCTGGATTGTCGGAATCATCCTGGCAGTTCTGGCGTTGGCCACGTTGAAGTTGCGCTAA
- a CDS encoding RNA polymerase sigma factor → MEQYSDEELVRLYVDTQRNIYFERLYERYCDKVYRKCLSFTKDPVRAEDLTHDIFLKLVIKLGSFREQAKFSTWLYSITYNYCTDQIRTQNMRKEVYMEDGWERLDIQQEDDLGDLAEMEAKQLERALHQLPPEEQSMLLMKYQDDISIRDIANINGLTESAVKMRLKRSRDKLRKHYLEGVVFWLLLAIKMILSIRWPFR, encoded by the coding sequence ATGGAGCAATATTCGGACGAGGAGTTAGTTCGGTTATATGTCGACACGCAACGAAATATTTATTTCGAACGGCTATACGAACGCTATTGCGATAAAGTGTACAGGAAGTGTTTATCGTTTACAAAAGATCCTGTTCGGGCAGAGGATTTGACGCATGATATTTTCCTTAAACTGGTCATTAAACTCGGAAGTTTTCGTGAACAGGCGAAATTCTCTACCTGGCTATATTCAATCACGTATAACTATTGCACCGACCAGATTCGAACGCAGAATATGCGCAAAGAGGTGTATATGGAAGATGGATGGGAACGGCTAGATATACAGCAGGAAGATGATCTGGGCGATTTGGCAGAAATGGAAGCAAAGCAACTTGAGCGTGCCCTACACCAACTTCCTCCCGAAGAACAGTCGATGCTTCTGATGAAATATCAGGATGATATTAGCATTCGGGATATTGCCAATATAAACGGCCTGACCGAAAGTGCCGTGAAAATGCGCTTGAAACGATCACGAGATAAACTTCGTAAACATTACCTTGAAGGAGTTGTATTCTGGCTCCTACTGGCTATCAAAATGATACTTTCTATACGCTGGCCTTTTCGTTAA